In Zingiber officinale cultivar Zhangliang chromosome 6A, Zo_v1.1, whole genome shotgun sequence, a single genomic region encodes these proteins:
- the LOC121996003 gene encoding uncharacterized protein LOC121996003 codes for MAAGEEQGGCGSRWTASTNWILAGGSLQNAISFETSEEDAPSPEISDPLLLARPPAVAEEDFLPCEVTILFSGQYEIRRIYVRSTARVYEIYYAADERSNSMEYLCTVRCDVAAKEMTPPISSMVSVESESVSHTILEKQDKMSVAYSNSSSEDGWVEVVTDSALHDVKTNSISRQVDENSDAGFQTYYEATADISDFNPCMAVTLRFLSLQTKTRVHISEIYVYADPVETSSPGTPVTTEEKIGGTSLLTMFIPTLLQLSKSATSRQNHFSDAFGVHRNQDGRQDVAEVASSGITLPLETNSSKADLLLGVHESSQFKPEFFSSASNMEVTDKESDSSFGNKKMDLVHEKSDLKPENRDLRFDPEITEDIASSSKILPETKKTHENMHFSDSKIQINPDQISISAKERVIVGNRIEMVLDELVSRVTRIEEVCSRFEEHLVKPLSSIEGRLQKLETMLEKFTQGKQCHRPGGSSRIFLPECFSDGSDLENEDTNESSCTSRDGIILHHSSLAADVLQNPSPIVDVREIATKSKVSPGFEIKAPEFAIEDDECLQCDSSLATDVNFGEAKKLSPIDNDDDECGKDDVVNELGRDDASLPCNVSSGEGKKFLSIDHALASSLEAFMCSELKPTAREHHNLSASDKNSSSSPARDFSIAAGNSGRSLNELEDEIAAPDPLSFPAASKMFVNDSGKDSGHSTFSILEVSDAFHDLFIPCDTLMSSSPFLDDGLELMAPDWGNFVASKECQGSLLNAQDDVRANHDGPSSSQFDANSVQAVNGTTHLAANSTASEVSIIFNTKDSNQAQETPELPSSFDPVMEMNFITEKDWTSGIPLEILLGVALDSKAEDSLVADTTEEGIVADQLLDGIDNLSFPADSSYSYNDGIAESNPDVDLDDFGKKNFSSLI; via the exons ATGGCGGCCGGCGAGGAGCAGGGTGGCTGCGGGAGTCGTTGGACGGCGTCTACTAACTGGATCCTCGCCGGAGGATCTCTCCAGAACGCCATCTCGTTCGAAACCTCCGAGGAGGACGCCCCCTCCCCTGAGATTTCGGATCCTCTTCTCCTCGCACGGCCTCCGGCCGTGGCGGAGGAGGACTTTCTCCCTTGCGAAGTCACCA TTCTTTTCAGTGGACAGTATGAAATACGTAGGATATATGTGCGAAGTACTGCTCGAGTATATGAAATATACTATGCTGCAGATGAGAGGAGCAATTCTATGGAATATCTATGCACGGTACGCTGTGATGTTGCTGCTAAAGAAATGACACCACCCATTTCTTCCATGGTTTCTGTTGAAAGTGAGAGTGTAAGTCATACAATTTTAGAAAAACAAGATAAGATGTCTGTTGCTTATAGTAACTCTAGCAGTGAAGATGGTTGGGTAGAAGTGGTCACTGATTCTGCCTTGCATGATGTCAAAACAAATTCCATCTCCAGGCAAGTTGATGAGAATTCAGATGCTGGCTTTCAG ACATATTATGAGGCAACAGCTGATATTTCGGATTTCAATCCTTGTATGGCTGTTACACTTCGTTTTCTTTCACTTCAAACCAAGACTCGTGTACATATATCAGAGATTTATGTATATGCTGATCCTGTTGAAACCTCCAGTCCAGGCACTCCTGTCACCACGGAGGAAAAAATTGGAGGAACTTCACTCCTGACCATGTTTATTCCAACTCTTTTGCAATTATCAAAATCAGCAACGAGCAGACAAAATCACTTCTCTGATGCTTTTGGGGTTCATAGGAACCAGGATGGAAGGCAGGATGTAGCTGAGGTTGCAAGCTCAGGAATCACATTGCCACTAGAAACAAATTCTAGCAAGGCTGATCTTTTACTTGGGGTTCATGAAAGCAGTCAGTTCAAACCAGAATTTTTTTCATCTGCATCGAACATGGAGGTAACTGATAAAGAGTCGGATTCATCCTTTGGAAATAAAAAAATGGATCTAGTTCATGAGAAGAGTGATTTAAAACCAGAAAACAGGGATTTGAGATTCGATCCAGAAATAACAGAAGATATAGCATCCTCAAGTAAGATTCTGCCTGAAACCAAGAAAACACATGAAAATATGCACTTTTCAGATAGCAAGATACAAATTAATCCTGATCAAATTTCCATATCTGCTAAAGAGAGAGTTATAGTTGGTAATCGTATTGAAATGGTTCTTGATGAGCTTGTTTCAAGGGTCACGAGAATAGAAGAAGTTTGTTCAAGATTTGAGGAACATTTGGTAAAACCACTTAGTTCTATCGAGGGAAGACTTCAGAAACTGGAGACTATGCTTGAAAAATTCACTCAAGGAAAGCAGTGTCATCGACCAGGTGGTTCGTCACGGATATTTTTGCCAGAATGTTTTTCTGATGGATCTGACCTTGAAAACGAGGACACTAATGAATCTTCATGCACATCAAGGGatggtattattcttcatcattcATCATTAGCAGCTGATGTCTTACAGAATCCATCACCCATAGTTGATGTCAGAGAAATTGCAACTAAATCTAAGGTTTCCCCAGGTTTTGAAATCAAGGCTCCTGAATTTGCCATTGAAGACGATGAGTGCTTACAATGTGATTCTAGCTTAGCAACTGATGTGAATTTTGGCGAAGCTAAGAAACTTTCGCCTATAGACAATGATGATGATGAGTGTGGTAAAGATGATGTAGTTAATGAGCTTGGTAGAGATGATGCTAGTTTACCTTGTAACGTGAGCTCTGGTGAAGGTAAGAAGTTTTTATCAATAGATCATGCATTGGCTTCTTCTTTGGAAGCATTTATGTGCTCAGAACTCAAACCTACAGCGCGAGAACATCATAATCTTTCTGCCAGTGATAAGAACAGTTCCAGTTCTCCTGCTAGAGATTTTTCAATTGCAGCTGGCAATTCCGGCAGGAGCTTAAATGAATTGGAAGATGAAATCGCTGCTCCTGACCCATTGTCCTTTCCAGCCGCTTCTAAGATGTTTGTCAACGATTCAGGCAAGGATAGCGGCCATAGTACATTCAGCATATTAGAGGTGTCTGATGCTTTCCATGACTTATTTATTCCTTGCGACACTTTGATGTCTTCTTCACCTTTCTTGGATGATGGTCTAGAACTCATGGCACCTGACTGGGGGAATTTTGTTGCTAGCAAGGAGTGTCAGGGATCTTTGCTTAATGCTCAGGATGATGTCCGAGCAAATCACGATGGCCCAAGCTCGAGCCAATTTGATGCCAATAGTGTGCAAGCTGTTAATGGAACAACACACTTAGCTGCCAATAGCACTGCCAGCGAAGTCAGTATCATTTTCAATACTAAAGATTCCAACCAAGCTCAAGAGACACCAGAGTTACCTTCATCTTTTGATCCTGTTATGGAAATGAACTTCATTACAGAAAAAGACTGGACTAGTGGAATTCCACTGGAAATCTTACTGGGCGTGGCATTGGATAGTAAGGCTGAAGACTCTCTTGTTGCAGATACTACTGAGGAAGGCATAGTAGCCGATCAACTTCTGGACGGCATCGATAACTTATCGTTTCCGGCTGACAGTTCTTACTCATACAATGACGGCATTGCAGAATCAAATCCTGATGTAGATCTTGATGACTTCGGCAAGAAAAACTTCTCTAGTTTAATATAG